In a single window of the Ruminococcus albus 7 = DSM 20455 genome:
- a CDS encoding ABC transporter ATP-binding protein yields the protein MVIQTHDLCKYYGDESNMVKALDKVNLSVDKGELIGIIGKSGSGKSTLLNMLGALDHPTGGSIIIGGEDISKMNDEQLTKMRRSKIGFIFQNYNLIPVLNVYENIVLPIQLDGKKPNNKYIDTILDALEISHKKNSLPSSMSGGQQQRVAIARALANKPEIVLADEPTGNLDEAMGAEVVDMLKFMNKEFDQTIIVVTHDQEVASQMNRVIRVVDGRVQ from the coding sequence ATGGTAATTCAAACTCACGATCTGTGTAAGTATTACGGTGATGAAAGCAATATGGTGAAGGCTCTTGACAAGGTGAACCTGAGCGTTGACAAGGGTGAACTGATAGGCATAATCGGCAAGTCGGGCAGCGGTAAGTCAACGCTGCTGAATATGCTGGGTGCGCTCGATCATCCCACGGGAGGAAGCATCATTATCGGCGGAGAGGATATCTCCAAGATGAACGATGAGCAGCTGACAAAGATGCGTCGTTCAAAGATCGGCTTCATTTTCCAGAACTACAATCTTATACCCGTACTGAATGTATACGAGAACATAGTTCTGCCTATACAGCTTGACGGAAAGAAGCCCAACAATAAGTATATCGATACTATACTTGATGCACTGGAGATCTCACACAAGAAAAATTCTCTGCCTTCCTCCATGTCCGGCGGACAGCAGCAGAGAGTTGCCATAGCAAGAGCTCTGGCAAACAAGCCCGAGATAGTTCTGGCTGATGAGCCTACGGGAAATCTCGATGAAGCTATGGGCGCAGAGGTAGTTGATATGCTCAAATTCATGAATAAGGAGTTTGACCAGACTATCATTGTAGTAACACACGATCAGGAAGTTGCATCACAGATGAACAGAGTGATTAGAGTAGTTGATGGGAGAGTGCAGTAA
- a CDS encoding ABC transporter permease gives MIRKLAFRSLMAEKFRCVCTVIAMILTALLFSTLFTTAAGLNNANTYYEFKKLGTTAHVIVKDWDKGYGKEFEAIRGHGLVKKAGYRRFLGYAVNSGIKYNVEVSYMGADEAELDYYTPTSGKLPVEANEIAVDTTTLAALGVEKKVGTPVSIDLDVSGKTVTEEFVLSGWFEINKAYSVKIGQIITSEKYSDIWDSKFETDTVNGTSDVSILLSDGYDIEGETEQIFNDVGLAYSQDIISVNPGYNVSSETMSSETMVTLIVGILVIVLIGYLIINNIFYISARKDAKQFGRLKTIGMSNKHLAAFVRTQAFIMLAVAVPLGIVGGYFMGKLILPAILRQTAYDSVADDTVISGGVIALILAAAALFVVITTLVSINGPIRMIKKLSPIESTRIELKGYKSTRKSSDGSKTHKFAKYNILRNKKSLAMLLVSISLPVLLVIVSYDALNSFDMDKYLSTILASDYTVASSDYYKNDYIDNENNVKTLDASVVEEIKNCGFVEEGSIVYGDMANEYASVKEIQIPEGDVYTLDLYGSEEFTIDKSLIIEDNIDMAKFKDGTGIVEGCWLTSEGEIYPGTSQFNQGDTVTITGADGKEHTYTVLGHMNVALGAKKTGISKGGITCELYMNTAQYEQVTGNQNIMSYEFNVKNGMEKEAEKYIKGMTEADSSINYQSKYSLAADFASMKLLVKLICTLLCVVLTFIAVMNLINVFVSSIMVREKEIATLKSIGMTRGQLRKMLFWEIFYYNGTAFIIAAVLSLVLSPTVFKSVFNEFPFLTFRMNWMSYPAIIVVIMFVGIMTVICVENRISKMNIPEELKTA, from the coding sequence ATGATCAGAAAACTCGCGTTCAGGTCACTTATGGCAGAAAAGTTCAGATGTGTCTGTACTGTTATCGCCATGATACTGACTGCTCTGCTGTTTTCAACGCTGTTTACTACGGCGGCAGGGCTAAACAATGCCAATACCTATTATGAATTCAAAAAGCTGGGAACCACTGCCCATGTTATAGTAAAGGACTGGGACAAGGGCTATGGCAAAGAATTTGAAGCTATCAGGGGTCACGGACTTGTAAAAAAAGCAGGTTACCGCAGATTTTTGGGATATGCAGTAAACAGCGGTATCAAATACAATGTTGAAGTCAGCTACATGGGCGCAGATGAGGCAGAGCTTGACTACTACACACCCACAAGCGGAAAACTCCCCGTTGAAGCAAACGAGATAGCTGTCGATACGACTACTCTTGCTGCACTTGGCGTGGAGAAGAAGGTAGGCACACCCGTCAGCATCGACCTTGATGTAAGCGGCAAGACCGTTACCGAGGAATTCGTGCTTTCGGGCTGGTTCGAGATAAACAAGGCTTATTCTGTAAAGATAGGTCAGATAATAACCTCCGAAAAATACAGCGATATCTGGGACAGCAAGTTTGAAACCGACACCGTGAACGGAACGAGCGATGTATCAATTCTGCTGAGTGATGGCTATGATATCGAAGGTGAAACAGAGCAGATTTTCAATGATGTTGGTCTTGCATATTCTCAGGATATCATATCTGTGAATCCCGGTTATAATGTCAGCAGTGAAACGATGTCAAGCGAAACAATGGTTACCCTGATAGTAGGTATACTCGTTATCGTACTTATCGGTTATCTTATCATCAACAACATTTTCTATATCTCGGCAAGAAAAGATGCAAAGCAGTTCGGCAGACTGAAGACTATCGGTATGTCAAACAAACATCTGGCAGCCTTTGTAAGGACTCAGGCATTTATAATGCTTGCTGTCGCAGTTCCCCTTGGTATAGTAGGCGGATATTTTATGGGCAAACTTATACTGCCTGCGATACTGCGCCAGACTGCCTATGATTCTGTCGCTGATGATACAGTCATATCAGGCGGAGTTATCGCCCTGATACTTGCAGCAGCAGCGCTGTTCGTTGTGATAACTACACTGGTAAGTATAAACGGACCTATAAGAATGATAAAGAAGCTTTCGCCTATCGAATCGACAAGGATAGAGCTCAAGGGCTATAAGAGCACAAGAAAATCAAGCGACGGCAGCAAGACCCACAAATTTGCAAAATATAACATCCTGCGCAACAAGAAGAGCCTTGCGATGCTGCTCGTAAGCATATCACTTCCCGTACTGCTGGTAATAGTTTCATACGATGCACTCAACAGCTTTGATATGGATAAGTACCTTTCGACTATACTCGCATCTGATTACACTGTAGCATCATCGGATTATTACAAGAATGACTATATCGACAATGAAAACAATGTAAAGACACTTGATGCATCGGTAGTTGAAGAGATAAAAAACTGCGGTTTTGTAGAAGAAGGTTCGATAGTATACGGTGATATGGCTAATGAATATGCAAGTGTAAAGGAGATTCAGATCCCGGAGGGCGATGTGTATACACTTGACCTTTATGGTTCAGAAGAATTTACAATTGATAAGTCGCTTATCATCGAGGACAATATCGACATGGCAAAATTCAAGGACGGTACAGGTATCGTTGAGGGCTGCTGGCTGACATCCGAGGGAGAGATCTACCCCGGTACAAGTCAATTCAACCAGGGCGACACTGTTACTATAACAGGTGCAGACGGAAAAGAGCATACCTATACAGTCTTAGGTCACATGAATGTTGCTCTTGGTGCCAAAAAGACAGGTATATCAAAAGGCGGCATCACCTGCGAGCTTTATATGAATACTGCGCAGTATGAGCAGGTAACAGGCAATCAGAACATAATGTCCTATGAATTCAACGTAAAGAACGGCATGGAAAAGGAAGCTGAAAAATACATCAAGGGCATGACAGAGGCTGATAGCTCAATAAATTATCAGTCTAAATATTCTCTTGCCGCTGATTTTGCATCAATGAAGCTTCTGGTAAAACTGATATGCACTCTGCTGTGCGTGGTGCTTACATTTATCGCTGTAATGAATCTTATCAACGTATTTGTATCAAGTATAATGGTAAGAGAAAAGGAGATTGCGACACTGAAGAGCATCGGCATGACGAGAGGTCAGCTGAGAAAGATGCTGTTCTGGGAAATATTCTACTACAACGGCACAGCGTTTATAATAGCAGCTGTACTTTCGCTGGTACTGTCGCCAACGGTTTTCAAAAGCGTTTTCAACGAATTCCCGTTCCTGACCTTCCGTATGAACTGGATGTCATACCCTGCGATAATAGTAGTTATAATGTTTGTAGGTATAATGACTGTTATATGTGTTGAGAACAGGATATCTAAAATGAACATCCCCGAAGAATTAAAGACTGCGTAA
- the dcd gene encoding dCTP deaminase codes for MILSDKTIIKMLDENSLVIKPVTKEQIQPASVDIRLGDTFSVVDDTPSGIITLDNKIEYKTIKTDTYLILPGQFVLATTMEYFELPDNLTAFVEGRSSLGRMGLFIQNAGWVDPGFKGEITLELYNANRCAIELKCGRRVGQLVFAEMDDHALNPYSGKYQGQTGATGSKVFMDPDKF; via the coding sequence ATGATATTATCAGATAAGACGATTATCAAAATGCTTGATGAAAACTCATTGGTTATCAAGCCGGTCACAAAAGAGCAAATACAACCCGCAAGTGTGGATATACGGTTAGGTGATACATTCAGCGTTGTTGATGACACACCGTCGGGAATAATTACTCTTGACAATAAGATAGAATATAAGACTATTAAAACTGACACCTACTTGATCTTACCCGGACAATTCGTTTTAGCAACAACCATGGAGTATTTTGAACTCCCGGATAACCTGACGGCATTTGTTGAAGGCAGAAGTTCTCTTGGCAGAATGGGATTGTTTATTCAAAATGCAGGATGGGTAGATCCCGGATTCAAAGGTGAGATAACATTAGAACTATATAATGCTAACAGATGTGCTATAGAACTTAAATGCGGCCGTAGAGTAGGTCAGCTGGTATTTGCTGAAATGGACGATCATGCACTGAATCCATACAGCGGAAAGTATCAGGGACAAACAGGTGCAACAGGTTCAAAAGTGTTTATGGATCCCGATAAATTCTGA
- a CDS encoding dockerin type I repeat-containing protein, with translation MKDLIKRIVSASAVLFVSAAVLSGFPAGTLKASAGEVYDIYVGKERVETSNCKDILGNGVFSYEPETSTLTINGNYGYESAELISSNIEDLTVNVIGDSELKGYFYFYKDTTITGTGKLSLSTSDSLNAITLYGGTRLTIMDADLDISGCNAISGSIRGTQDIYISGSYINAHGKEAAICDLNTVSIFRCDITKPAYCFWGEGGIYEADMTTYAKDVRMIPSYDLWIDENKVNADNCHDILDNGIFSYDPVQKMLTISGSFDHPMDQELIYSSEKGLIINVTEDSEIPGYTVLHEDTVITGKGVFITGTGTSSGNSITAIANHNCKLTIDNTRLMALGHVGIGTTTGSIDIYNSDVLAAGSEQAFAFAPDSFNIYDGNLSFPSPYTVGNNTIYDGGSKAAKMVAIERLKVKGDINGDGIINVTDLSLAAAYVKGKRSLNEDQESRADISGDGKITITDISIIAAHIKGKKAIV, from the coding sequence ATGAAAGATCTGATAAAACGCATCGTATCAGCATCTGCAGTCCTTTTCGTTTCAGCAGCCGTATTATCGGGTTTTCCCGCAGGGACACTGAAAGCTAGCGCCGGAGAAGTGTATGATATTTATGTTGGCAAAGAAAGAGTAGAAACTTCAAACTGCAAAGATATACTAGGCAACGGAGTATTCAGCTATGAACCCGAAACAAGCACGCTTACTATCAATGGCAATTACGGCTACGAGAGTGCTGAACTGATATCAAGCAATATTGAAGATCTTACCGTAAACGTTATCGGAGATTCCGAGTTGAAGGGATACTTTTATTTTTATAAAGACACCACGATAACAGGTACGGGCAAGCTGTCACTCAGCACCTCAGATTCATTAAATGCCATAACCCTGTACGGCGGCACCCGCCTTACCATAATGGATGCCGACCTTGATATCAGCGGCTGCAACGCGATCTCGGGCAGCATCAGGGGCACTCAGGATATTTATATAAGCGGATCATACATAAATGCCCACGGTAAAGAAGCTGCGATATGCGATCTAAATACCGTATCAATATTCCGCTGTGATATCACAAAACCCGCCTACTGCTTCTGGGGAGAGGGCGGCATATACGAAGCCGATATGACCACCTACGCAAAAGATGTACGTATGATACCCTCATACGACCTCTGGATAGACGAGAACAAGGTCAATGCAGATAACTGCCATGATATACTGGATAACGGTATATTCAGCTATGATCCCGTCCAAAAGATGCTGACTATATCGGGAAGCTTCGATCACCCCATGGACCAAGAGCTGATATACAGCAGTGAGAAAGGTCTTATTATAAACGTGACCGAGGATTCCGAAATACCCGGATATACCGTCCTGCATGAAGATACTGTCATAACCGGCAAAGGCGTCTTTATCACGGGTACGGGAACAAGTTCCGGAAACAGCATAACAGCCATAGCAAACCATAACTGTAAACTCACCATAGATAATACCCGTCTTATGGCATTGGGTCATGTGGGGATAGGGACTACAACAGGCAGTATAGATATTTACAATTCTGATGTACTTGCAGCAGGCTCCGAACAGGCATTCGCTTTTGCCCCCGACAGCTTCAATATATATGACGGAAATTTATCCTTCCCTTCTCCATATACTGTCGGAAACAATACCATTTATGACGGCGGATCCAAAGCCGCCAAAATGGTAGCTATAGAAAGGCTCAAAGTTAAAGGCGACATAAACGGTGACGGTATAATAAATGTTACCGATCTTTCCCTTGCTGCAGCTTATGTTAAAGGAAAAAGATCACTGAATGAAGATCAGGAAAGCAGAGCAGATATCAGCGGTGACGGAAAGATCACAATTACTGATATATCTATAATAGCCGCACATATCAAAGGCAAGAAGGCGATCGTCTGA
- a CDS encoding aldose 1-epimerase produces the protein MNRIDLNYTFKGKDCVKMQSGKYTAIIAPSVGSSVLRFRDDENDLEIFKFRKFIPMKTIEEQREIWGLPTLYLPNRFDKGVLRTSDSVYELPINEPLLDNFIHGWVHKREHEIECYTEENGKCVLITSYVFDEKDEMYKYFPLDFKISYTFTLSPDGLKQEIYLTSNAEKALPVSICTHTCINAPLKDGGDEADLRLCVPIGERCELNRRCLPTEKLLPLADWDKEYKDGQKVPVGQPLDNDMYTAVMNEYNGKPFNGVIVRDLKSGHTLLNEVSKEFRFWNMWNDSGDKGYFCPEPMTAMINSANLSLGADVTGYCELKKGETYKCWQRFYTE, from the coding sequence GTGAATAGGATAGACTTGAATTATACGTTCAAGGGCAAGGACTGCGTAAAGATGCAGTCGGGGAAATATACTGCAATAATCGCTCCGTCTGTCGGATCTTCGGTGTTGAGATTCAGAGATGACGAAAACGATTTGGAAATATTCAAATTCCGTAAATTCATACCTATGAAGACTATTGAGGAACAGCGCGAGATATGGGGTCTTCCGACGCTTTATCTGCCTAACCGCTTTGATAAGGGCGTGCTCAGGACTTCCGATTCTGTGTATGAACTGCCGATAAATGAGCCGCTTCTGGATAATTTCATCCACGGCTGGGTACACAAGCGCGAGCATGAGATAGAATGCTATACCGAAGAGAACGGCAAATGCGTACTGATAACCTCATACGTTTTCGATGAAAAGGACGAGATGTACAAGTACTTCCCGCTGGATTTCAAGATATCCTATACCTTCACCCTCTCTCCTGACGGGCTGAAACAGGAGATATATCTGACCTCCAATGCGGAAAAGGCACTGCCTGTTTCTATATGCACCCACACCTGTATAAACGCTCCGCTCAAAGACGGCGGGGATGAAGCTGATCTGAGGCTTTGCGTACCCATTGGTGAAAGGTGCGAACTCAACAGAAGATGTCTTCCTACTGAGAAACTGCTGCCTCTGGCAGACTGGGACAAGGAATACAAGGACGGACAGAAGGTGCCTGTTGGTCAGCCGCTTGATAACGATATGTATACCGCGGTAATGAACGAATACAATGGCAAGCCCTTTAACGGCGTTATTGTAAGGGATCTGAAGAGCGGTCATACACTTCTCAACGAGGTGTCCAAGGAATTCAGGTTCTGGAATATGTGGAACGACAGCGGTGATAAGGGATATTTCTGCCCTGAGCCCATGACCGCGATGATAAATTCAGCTAACCTGTCGCTGGGTGCTGATGTGACAGGCTACTGTGAGCTGAAAAAGGGCGAAACATATAAATGCTGGCAGAGGTTCTACACCGAGTAA